The Oryza glaberrima chromosome 9, OglaRS2, whole genome shotgun sequence genome includes a window with the following:
- the LOC127785066 gene encoding lysM domain receptor-like kinase 10 isoform X1, translated as MFSLPALLIGACAFAAAAVAASGDGCRAGCSLALAAYYFSEGSNLTFIATIFAIGGGGYQALLPYNPAITNPDYVVTGDRVLVPFPCSCLGLPAAPASTFLAGAIPYPLPLPRGGGDTYDAVAANYADLTTAAWLEATNAYPPGRIPGGDGRVNVTINCSCGDERVSPRYGLFLTYPLWDGETLESVAAQYGFSSPAEMELIRRYNPGMGGVSGKGIVFIPVKDPNGSYHPLKSGVGIVLLFCGMRNSLSGGAIAGIVIACIAIFIVAIWLIIMFYRWQKFRKATSRPSPEETSHLDDASQAEGIKVERSIEFSYEEIFNATQGFSMEHKIGQGGFGSVYYAELRGEKTAIKKMGMQATQEFLAELKVLTHVHHLNLVRLIGYCVENCLFLVYEFIDNGNLSQHLQRTGYAPLSWATRVQIALDSARGLEYLHEHVVPVYVHRDIKSANILLDKDFRAKVADFGLAKLTEVGSMSQSLSTRVAGTFGYMPPEARYGEVSPKVDVYAFGVVLYELLSAKQAIVRSSESVSESKGLVFLFEEALSAPNPTEALDELIDPSLQGDYPVDSALKIASLAKSCTHEEPGMRPTMRSVVVALMALTANTDLRDMDYHPF; from the exons ATGTTCTCTCTCCCCGCCCTCCTCATCGGCGCCTGTgccttcgcggcggcggcggttgcggcgtCCGGCGACGGTTGCCGCGCCGGCTGCTCGCTGGCCCTCGCCGCCTACTACTTCTCCGAGGGTTCAAACCTCACCTTCATCGCCACCATCttcgccatcggcggcggcggctaccaAGCGCTGCTCCCCTACAACCCGGCCATCACCAACCCGGACTACGTCGTCACCGGCGACCGCGTGCTCGTCCCCTTCCCCTGCTCCTGCCTCGGGctccccgccgcgcccgcctccaCCTTCCTCGCAGGCGCCATCCCCTacccgctccccctcccccgcggcggcggcgacacctacgacgccgtcgccgccaactACGCCGACCTCACCACCGCCGCGTGGCTGGAGGCCACCAACGCGTACCCGCCGGGGAGGATCCCCGGCGGCGATGGGAGGGTCAACGTCACCATCAACTGCTCATGCGGCGACGAGAGGGTCTCGCCGCGGTACGGGCTGTTCCTCACCTACCCGCTCTGGGACGGGGAGACGCTCGAATCGGTGGCCGCGCAGTACGggttctcgtcgccggcggagatGGAGCTGATCAGGAGGTACAACCCCGGGATGGGAGGGGTCTCCGGGAAGGGGATTGTGTTCATCCCGGTGAAAG ATCCAAATGGAAGTTACCACCCTCTGAAATCAGG TGTAGGCATTGTTCTTCTCTTCT GTGGAATGAGGAATAGCCTTTCTGGAGGAGCGATAGCAGGAATTGTGATAGCTTGCATTGCTATTTTCATTGTGGCCATATGGTTGATTATCATGTTCTATAGGTGGCAAAAGTTCAGGAAGGCCACATCGCGTCCATCTccagaagaaaccagccacctTG ATGATGCTTCCCAAGCTGAAGGCATTAAGGTTGAGAGATCCATAGAATTCTCATATGAAGAGATTTTTAATGCAACACAGGGATTTTCTATGGAACATAAAATTGGGCAAGGTGGTTTTGGTTCAGTGTATTATGCTGAGCTTAGAGGCGAG AAAACTGCCATAAAGAAAATGGGCATGCAAGCAACTCAAGAATTCCTTGCTGAACTGAAGGTCTTGACACATGTTCACCACTTGAATCTG GTGCGCCTGATTGGTTATTGTGTTGAGAATTGCTTATTTCTTGTCTATGAATTTATTGACAATGGAAACCTAAGTCAGCATCTCCAAAGGACTG GTTATGCGCCTCTCTCATGGGCTACCAGAGTGCAAATTGCCCTAGACTCAGCACGTGGTCTTGAGTACCTTCATGAACATGTTGTTCCAGTATATGTTCATAGGGATATCAAGTCTGCAAATATCCTATTAGACAAGGACTTCCGGGCAAAG GTTGCTGATTTTGGACTAGCAAAACTTACAGAAGTTGGAAGTATGTCGCAGTCACTGTCAACACGAGTTGCTGGTACATTTGGTTACATGCCTCCAGA AGCTCGATATGGTGAGGTTTCTCCTAAGGTGGATGTCTATGCTTTTGGTGTCGTCCTTTATGAACTTCTCTCAGCCAAACAAGCTATTGTGAGATCAAGTGAATCTGTTAGCGAATCAAAAGGACTGGTTTTCCTG TTTGAGGAGGCCCTCAGCGCTCCAAACCCCACGGAAGCTCTTGACGAACTGATTGATCCGAGCCTGCAAGGGGACTACCCCGTCGACTCGGCTCTCAAG ATTGCGTCCCTTGCAAAGTCCTGCACGCATGAGGAGCCCGGGATGAGGCCTACCATGAGATCCGTCGTCGTTGCCCTGATGGCGCTCACAGCCAACACCGATCTTCGCGACATGGACTACCACCCTTTCTGA
- the LOC127785066 gene encoding lysM domain receptor-like kinase 10 isoform X2 produces MFSLPALLIGACAFAAAAVAASGDGCRAGCSLALAAYYFSEGSNLTFIATIFAIGGGGYQALLPYNPAITNPDYVVTGDRVLVPFPCSCLGLPAAPASTFLAGAIPYPLPLPRGGGDTYDAVAANYADLTTAAWLEATNAYPPGRIPGGDGRVNVTINCSCGDERVSPRYGLFLTYPLWDGETLESVAAQYGFSSPAEMELIRRYNPGMGGVSGKGIVFIPVKDPNGSYHPLKSGGMRNSLSGGAIAGIVIACIAIFIVAIWLIIMFYRWQKFRKATSRPSPEETSHLDDASQAEGIKVERSIEFSYEEIFNATQGFSMEHKIGQGGFGSVYYAELRGEKTAIKKMGMQATQEFLAELKVLTHVHHLNLVRLIGYCVENCLFLVYEFIDNGNLSQHLQRTGYAPLSWATRVQIALDSARGLEYLHEHVVPVYVHRDIKSANILLDKDFRAKVADFGLAKLTEVGSMSQSLSTRVAGTFGYMPPEARYGEVSPKVDVYAFGVVLYELLSAKQAIVRSSESVSESKGLVFLFEEALSAPNPTEALDELIDPSLQGDYPVDSALKIASLAKSCTHEEPGMRPTMRSVVVALMALTANTDLRDMDYHPF; encoded by the exons ATGTTCTCTCTCCCCGCCCTCCTCATCGGCGCCTGTgccttcgcggcggcggcggttgcggcgtCCGGCGACGGTTGCCGCGCCGGCTGCTCGCTGGCCCTCGCCGCCTACTACTTCTCCGAGGGTTCAAACCTCACCTTCATCGCCACCATCttcgccatcggcggcggcggctaccaAGCGCTGCTCCCCTACAACCCGGCCATCACCAACCCGGACTACGTCGTCACCGGCGACCGCGTGCTCGTCCCCTTCCCCTGCTCCTGCCTCGGGctccccgccgcgcccgcctccaCCTTCCTCGCAGGCGCCATCCCCTacccgctccccctcccccgcggcggcggcgacacctacgacgccgtcgccgccaactACGCCGACCTCACCACCGCCGCGTGGCTGGAGGCCACCAACGCGTACCCGCCGGGGAGGATCCCCGGCGGCGATGGGAGGGTCAACGTCACCATCAACTGCTCATGCGGCGACGAGAGGGTCTCGCCGCGGTACGGGCTGTTCCTCACCTACCCGCTCTGGGACGGGGAGACGCTCGAATCGGTGGCCGCGCAGTACGggttctcgtcgccggcggagatGGAGCTGATCAGGAGGTACAACCCCGGGATGGGAGGGGTCTCCGGGAAGGGGATTGTGTTCATCCCGGTGAAAG ATCCAAATGGAAGTTACCACCCTCTGAAATC AGGTGGAATGAGGAATAGCCTTTCTGGAGGAGCGATAGCAGGAATTGTGATAGCTTGCATTGCTATTTTCATTGTGGCCATATGGTTGATTATCATGTTCTATAGGTGGCAAAAGTTCAGGAAGGCCACATCGCGTCCATCTccagaagaaaccagccacctTG ATGATGCTTCCCAAGCTGAAGGCATTAAGGTTGAGAGATCCATAGAATTCTCATATGAAGAGATTTTTAATGCAACACAGGGATTTTCTATGGAACATAAAATTGGGCAAGGTGGTTTTGGTTCAGTGTATTATGCTGAGCTTAGAGGCGAG AAAACTGCCATAAAGAAAATGGGCATGCAAGCAACTCAAGAATTCCTTGCTGAACTGAAGGTCTTGACACATGTTCACCACTTGAATCTG GTGCGCCTGATTGGTTATTGTGTTGAGAATTGCTTATTTCTTGTCTATGAATTTATTGACAATGGAAACCTAAGTCAGCATCTCCAAAGGACTG GTTATGCGCCTCTCTCATGGGCTACCAGAGTGCAAATTGCCCTAGACTCAGCACGTGGTCTTGAGTACCTTCATGAACATGTTGTTCCAGTATATGTTCATAGGGATATCAAGTCTGCAAATATCCTATTAGACAAGGACTTCCGGGCAAAG GTTGCTGATTTTGGACTAGCAAAACTTACAGAAGTTGGAAGTATGTCGCAGTCACTGTCAACACGAGTTGCTGGTACATTTGGTTACATGCCTCCAGA AGCTCGATATGGTGAGGTTTCTCCTAAGGTGGATGTCTATGCTTTTGGTGTCGTCCTTTATGAACTTCTCTCAGCCAAACAAGCTATTGTGAGATCAAGTGAATCTGTTAGCGAATCAAAAGGACTGGTTTTCCTG TTTGAGGAGGCCCTCAGCGCTCCAAACCCCACGGAAGCTCTTGACGAACTGATTGATCCGAGCCTGCAAGGGGACTACCCCGTCGACTCGGCTCTCAAG ATTGCGTCCCTTGCAAAGTCCTGCACGCATGAGGAGCCCGGGATGAGGCCTACCATGAGATCCGTCGTCGTTGCCCTGATGGCGCTCACAGCCAACACCGATCTTCGCGACATGGACTACCACCCTTTCTGA